In Streptomyces puniciscabiei, a single genomic region encodes these proteins:
- a CDS encoding glycoside hydrolase family 18 protein — MTTHRRRISGRNKAIGGLVAAAVVGGGALLLTGTANAAGVNAAYTRTSDWSTGYTAQYVVTNNSGQTEKTWTLEFDLPAGARLGSLWNGESSVSGSHVTVKPAKWDTEGLAVGKSVTVGFVVEGKGDPTGCRIDNAQCSADGGATPEPSGRPTQSPSPTQKPTSTPTPTRSATPTPTATPTTGSGTGSGTTASAGFAPYVDTSLYPAFDLVGAADATGVKNYNLAFITDGGGCTPKWGGVTDLTGDAVAAQIGSLRAKGGDVRVSFGGASGSELATTCSSADALAAAYGKAVDAFKLTKVDFDVEGGALPNTAANTRRAQAIAKLQAQHPGLDVSFTLPVMPEGLTQDGVNLLSDAKSNGVKISTVNIMAMDYGPSYNGDMGDYAQQAATATQAQIKSVLGLSDSAAWKAVAVTPMIGVNDVSAETFKVDDATQLVNFAKSKGLGGLSMWSAARDQQCPGGPKNSADATCSSITQDKFAFSKAFAAFN, encoded by the coding sequence ATGACCACGCACCGGCGCAGGATCAGTGGCAGGAACAAGGCGATAGGCGGTCTGGTCGCCGCGGCCGTGGTCGGCGGTGGCGCGCTCCTGCTCACCGGCACCGCCAACGCGGCCGGGGTGAACGCCGCGTACACCAGGACCAGCGACTGGTCGACCGGCTACACCGCGCAGTACGTCGTCACCAACAACAGCGGTCAGACCGAGAAGACCTGGACCCTGGAATTCGACCTTCCGGCGGGCGCCAGGCTCGGTTCCCTGTGGAACGGCGAGTCGAGCGTCAGTGGTTCGCACGTCACAGTGAAGCCCGCGAAGTGGGACACCGAGGGCCTCGCCGTCGGAAAGTCGGTGACCGTCGGCTTCGTGGTCGAGGGCAAGGGCGACCCGACCGGCTGTCGTATCGACAACGCCCAGTGTTCCGCCGACGGCGGCGCCACGCCGGAGCCGAGCGGCCGCCCCACCCAGTCCCCGTCACCGACACAGAAACCGACCTCCACGCCCACCCCGACCAGGAGCGCCACCCCCACCCCGACCGCCACCCCGACGACGGGCAGCGGCACCGGATCCGGCACCACCGCCTCCGCCGGCTTCGCCCCCTACGTCGACACGAGCCTCTACCCGGCCTTCGACCTGGTCGGCGCGGCCGACGCGACCGGCGTGAAGAACTACAACCTCGCGTTCATCACCGACGGCGGCGGCTGCACCCCCAAGTGGGGCGGAGTCACCGACCTGACCGGCGACGCCGTCGCCGCGCAGATCGGCTCCCTGCGCGCCAAGGGCGGTGACGTCCGGGTCTCCTTCGGCGGCGCCTCCGGCTCCGAACTGGCCACCACCTGCTCCTCGGCGGACGCGCTGGCGGCGGCGTACGGCAAGGCGGTCGACGCGTTCAAGCTGACCAAGGTCGACTTCGACGTCGAGGGCGGCGCGCTGCCGAACACGGCGGCGAACACCCGCCGCGCCCAGGCCATCGCCAAGCTCCAGGCGCAGCACCCCGGCCTGGACGTCTCCTTCACCCTCCCGGTGATGCCCGAGGGCCTCACCCAGGACGGCGTGAACCTGCTGTCCGACGCCAAGTCCAACGGCGTGAAGATCTCCACCGTCAACATCATGGCGATGGACTACGGGCCCTCGTACAACGGCGACATGGGCGACTACGCCCAGCAGGCGGCCACCGCCACCCAGGCCCAGATCAAGAGCGTCCTCGGCCTGTCCGACTCCGCCGCCTGGAAGGCCGTCGCGGTCACCCCGATGATCGGCGTCAACGACGTCTCCGCCGAGACCTTCAAGGTCGACGACGCCACCCAGCTGGTGAACTTCGCCAAGTCCAAGGGCCTGGGCGGCCTGTCGATGTGGTCCGCGGCCCGCGACCAGCAGTGCCCCGGCGGCCCGAAGAACTCCGCCGACGCGACCTGCAGCTCGATCACCCAGGACAAGTTCGCGTTCTCGAAGGCGTTCGCCGCCTTCAACTGA
- a CDS encoding AAA domain-containing protein has protein sequence MTTVGFDPGAAAARATDAILRDTLHGSERGVVVDSPPGAGKSTLVVRAALELADAGRPLMVVAQTNAQVDDLVLRLAEKNPELPVGRLHSSDTDPYDKALDDLPQVRTSAKAAELNGLPVVLSTAAKWAHVTVDEPWPHAIVDEAYQMRSDSLLAVAGLFERALFVGDPGQLDPFAIVGSEQWAGLSYDPSASAVTTLLAHNPGLPQHRLPVSWRLPASAAPLVSDAFYPYTPFRSGTGHDDRRLAFAVPSDGSGPDRVIDEAAESGWGLLELPARHTPRTDPEAVRAVARVVRRLLDRGGAATSERAYTPVPLTADRIAVGTAHRDQAAAVRTALAELGVADVTVDTANRLQGREYDVTVVLHPLSGRPDATAFHLETGRLCVLASRHRHACIVVCRAGVGDLLDTYPSTEPVQLGTLVKFPDGWEANHAVLAHLAEHKVNWRP, from the coding sequence GTGACGACGGTCGGCTTCGACCCCGGGGCGGCCGCCGCCCGCGCCACCGACGCGATTCTGCGCGACACCCTGCACGGCAGCGAGCGCGGTGTGGTCGTGGACTCCCCGCCCGGCGCCGGCAAGTCGACGCTCGTGGTCCGCGCGGCCCTCGAACTGGCCGACGCGGGCCGCCCGTTGATGGTGGTCGCACAGACGAACGCCCAGGTGGACGATCTCGTCCTCCGGCTCGCCGAGAAGAACCCGGAGCTGCCGGTCGGCCGCCTGCACAGCAGTGACACCGACCCCTACGACAAGGCGCTGGACGACCTGCCGCAGGTCCGCACGTCCGCGAAGGCGGCAGAGCTGAACGGCCTGCCGGTGGTCCTCTCCACGGCCGCGAAGTGGGCGCACGTCACGGTGGACGAGCCCTGGCCGCACGCGATCGTGGACGAGGCGTACCAGATGCGCTCCGACTCCCTGCTGGCCGTGGCGGGCCTGTTCGAGCGGGCGCTGTTCGTCGGCGACCCCGGGCAGCTGGACCCGTTCGCGATCGTCGGCAGCGAGCAGTGGGCGGGCCTGTCGTACGACCCCTCGGCCTCCGCCGTGACCACCCTGCTGGCCCACAACCCCGGCCTCCCCCAGCACCGCCTCCCGGTCTCCTGGCGCCTGCCCGCCTCCGCGGCGCCCCTGGTCTCGGACGCGTTCTATCCGTACACCCCGTTCCGCAGCGGCACCGGCCACGACGACCGCCGCCTCGCCTTCGCCGTCCCCTCGGACGGCTCCGGCCCGGACCGGGTGATCGACGAGGCGGCGGAATCCGGCTGGGGCCTGCTGGAACTGCCCGCCCGGCACACCCCGCGCACGGACCCGGAAGCGGTACGGGCGGTGGCGAGGGTCGTCCGCCGTCTGCTGGACAGAGGCGGCGCGGCAACCTCCGAGCGCGCATACACCCCCGTCCCCCTCACCGCCGACCGCATCGCCGTCGGCACCGCCCACCGCGACCAGGCGGCGGCGGTCCGCACGGCGCTCGCCGAACTGGGCGTCGCGGACGTCACGGTCGACACCGCCAACCGTCTCCAGGGCCGGGAGTACGACGTCACGGTGGTCCTGCACCCGCTCTCCGGCCGCCCCGACGCCACCGCCTTCCACCTGGAGACCGGCCGCCTGTGCGTCCTGGCCTCCCGGCACCGCCACGCCTGCATCGTCGTCTGCCGCGCGGGCGTCGGCGACCTCCTGGACACCTACCCGTCCACGGAACCCGTCCAGCTGGGCACGCTGGTGAAGTTCCCGGACGGCTGGGAGGCGAACCACGCGGTGCTCGCGCACCTCGCGGAACACAAGGTGAACTGGCGACCATGA
- a CDS encoding phosphatase PAP2 family protein: MPQTETPGTEGVPRTRLRWWTELPLILLVYGCYSAGRLLARGDVSSAVDHGLAILRLEKALHLNAEHPLNRLFTREPWLGVPSDFWYASLHYLVTPAILIWLFRARAEHYRRARTWLMTSTFIGLIGFTLLPTCPPRLLSAGHGFVDTMAHYSSYGWWGGEASAPRGMGGMTNQYAAMPSLHVGWALWCGVMLWRHGGTRVAKILAVLYPLGTALVVMGTANHYLLDAVAGIAVMGVGLLLAPRVMRVLDLLRDRLFPRRTPVTDTAGSAVVSAGCQTSAGERIPRQRDARLDAGAEPDASPSDAGEGAAAPAR, from the coding sequence ATGCCGCAGACCGAGACACCGGGCACCGAGGGGGTCCCGCGTACCCGGCTGCGCTGGTGGACCGAGCTGCCACTGATCCTCCTCGTGTACGGCTGCTACTCGGCCGGCCGCCTCCTCGCCCGCGGCGACGTCTCCTCCGCCGTCGACCACGGCCTGGCGATCCTGCGCCTCGAGAAGGCCCTGCACCTCAACGCCGAGCACCCGCTCAACCGGCTGTTCACGCGCGAGCCCTGGCTCGGGGTGCCGTCCGACTTCTGGTACGCCTCACTGCACTACCTGGTCACGCCCGCCATCCTCATCTGGCTGTTCCGGGCCCGCGCCGAGCACTACCGGCGTGCCCGCACCTGGCTGATGACGTCCACGTTCATCGGTCTGATCGGCTTCACGCTGCTGCCGACCTGCCCGCCGCGGCTGCTGTCCGCCGGACACGGTTTCGTGGACACCATGGCGCACTACAGCTCGTACGGCTGGTGGGGAGGTGAGGCGAGCGCGCCGCGCGGCATGGGCGGGATGACCAACCAGTACGCGGCGATGCCCAGCCTGCACGTCGGCTGGGCGCTGTGGTGCGGTGTGATGCTGTGGCGGCACGGCGGCACGCGCGTGGCGAAGATCCTCGCCGTCCTCTACCCGCTGGGCACCGCGCTCGTGGTGATGGGCACCGCCAACCACTACCTCCTCGACGCGGTCGCGGGCATCGCCGTGATGGGCGTCGGCCTCCTGCTCGCGCCGCGCGTCATGCGGGTCCTGGACCTGCTCCGGGACCGCCTGTTCCCGCGCCGCACACCGGTCACGGACACCGCGGGCTCCGCCGTTGTCAGTGCCGGATGCCAGACTTCCGCGGGTGAGCGAATTCCACGGCAGCGCGATGCGCGGCTCGACGCCGGGGCCGAACCGGACGCCTCCCCCAGCGACGCGGGAGAAGGCGCTGCGGCACCGGCTCGCTGA
- a CDS encoding M6 family metalloprotease domain-containing protein, producing the protein MRVQRTASGGQAVPKLRSTAAVCTTLSALAATSMISGPAVAEPFSTAPCVLHRADTHHSEGVDTWNSDYTRPTGVRDAVMIFLSFPDATPRTTPAELTADHFPATSRYYQQASYGRFTLRPHPLRHWLRMPRPSTAYAMKRDWGAEDRAAYLRDAFAVADKEVDFSRYQVVYLVADPDAPGVDSDATKVVNLDTPVHVDGTDIHRVVTVFEKHPPDRLVLAHETGHVFDLPDLYHRPVDGKGDWDTYVGDWDLMGSQFGLSPDLFAWHKWKLGWLDPRQVVCVRGARPTRLTLEPLEAGPGIPVQGTAGAPAFGLGHGVKLAIVRTGPDSALGFEARGAAGNDRATCRQGVLVYRIRSGAESGGGPVEVVDAHPHTEACWENSVYPALADAPVALGESFTVPGQGVQVEVEGRTASGAWTVRITPGVTG; encoded by the coding sequence ATGCGGGTCCAGCGAACCGCGTCCGGAGGTCAGGCCGTGCCCAAGCTGCGTAGCACCGCCGCCGTGTGCACCACGCTGTCGGCGCTCGCCGCGACCTCGATGATCAGCGGCCCGGCGGTCGCCGAGCCCTTCTCCACGGCCCCCTGCGTCCTGCACCGGGCCGACACCCATCACTCCGAGGGGGTGGACACCTGGAACTCCGACTACACCCGCCCCACCGGCGTGCGCGACGCCGTGATGATCTTCCTCTCCTTCCCGGACGCCACCCCGCGCACCACCCCCGCCGAGCTGACCGCCGACCACTTCCCGGCCACCAGCCGCTACTACCAGCAGGCCTCCTACGGCAGGTTCACCCTCCGCCCGCACCCGCTGCGGCACTGGCTGCGCATGCCCCGGCCGTCCACGGCGTACGCCATGAAACGGGACTGGGGCGCCGAGGACCGGGCCGCCTATCTGCGGGACGCGTTCGCCGTGGCCGACAAGGAGGTCGACTTCTCCCGCTACCAGGTGGTGTACCTCGTCGCCGACCCGGACGCGCCCGGCGTCGACTCGGACGCCACGAAGGTCGTGAACCTCGACACCCCCGTCCATGTGGACGGCACCGACATCCACCGCGTCGTCACGGTCTTCGAGAAGCACCCGCCGGACCGCCTGGTCCTCGCCCACGAGACCGGCCATGTGTTCGACCTGCCCGACCTCTACCACCGCCCGGTCGACGGCAAGGGCGACTGGGACACCTACGTCGGCGACTGGGACCTGATGGGCAGCCAGTTCGGGCTGTCCCCGGACCTGTTCGCCTGGCACAAGTGGAAACTCGGCTGGCTCGACCCGCGCCAGGTGGTGTGCGTGCGGGGCGCCCGGCCGACCCGGCTGACCCTGGAGCCGCTGGAGGCCGGCCCCGGCATCCCGGTGCAGGGCACGGCGGGCGCCCCGGCCTTCGGCCTCGGGCACGGGGTGAAGCTGGCGATCGTGCGCACCGGGCCCGACAGCGCCCTGGGCTTCGAGGCGCGCGGAGCGGCCGGCAACGACCGGGCCACCTGCCGGCAGGGCGTCCTGGTGTACCGGATCAGAAGCGGGGCGGAGTCCGGCGGCGGCCCGGTGGAGGTCGTCGACGCCCACCCGCACACCGAGGCCTGCTGGGAGAACTCGGTCTACCCGGCCCTCGCCGACGCCCCGGTCGCCCTCGGCGAGAGCTTCACCGTCCCCGGACAGGGCGTCCAGGTGGAGGTCGAGGGCAGAACGGCGTCGGGCGCCTGGACGGTCAGGATCACACCGGGGGTCACGGGCTGA
- a CDS encoding spermidine synthase yields the protein MGRSRNTRRGPAAVEAVVEAVDGGLAQLVPDPDRGRAWTLLIDGAPQSHVDLDDPAYLSFEYQRRLGHVIDLVAPPGKPVHAVHLGGGAFTLARYTAATRPRSTQQVVERDAALVQLVRRELPLDPGARIRVRSTDARAGLAKVPDGWADLVIADVFSGARTPAHLTSTEFLDEVRRALTPSGVYAANLADGPPLAHLRGQIATAAARFTELALIADPAVLRGKRFGNAVLVASDAPLPVAELTRRAASDPHPGRVEHGKPLTDFTGGAAPVTDAAAVASPAPPPSVFR from the coding sequence ATGGGCAGGTCCAGGAACACGCGGCGCGGGCCGGCGGCCGTCGAAGCCGTCGTGGAGGCGGTCGACGGCGGCCTCGCACAGCTCGTACCCGACCCCGACCGGGGCCGCGCCTGGACGCTGCTGATCGACGGCGCGCCCCAGTCCCACGTCGACCTGGACGACCCCGCGTACCTCTCCTTCGAGTACCAGCGCCGCCTCGGCCATGTCATCGACCTCGTCGCCCCGCCCGGCAAGCCCGTGCACGCCGTGCATCTCGGCGGCGGCGCGTTCACCCTCGCCCGGTACACCGCCGCCACCCGACCCCGCTCCACCCAGCAGGTCGTCGAACGCGACGCGGCCCTGGTCCAACTGGTCCGCCGGGAGCTGCCGTTGGACCCGGGCGCCCGGATCCGGGTCAGATCGACGGATGCCCGCGCGGGCCTCGCCAAGGTGCCGGACGGCTGGGCGGACCTGGTCATCGCGGACGTCTTCAGCGGCGCCCGGACCCCGGCCCATCTCACCTCCACCGAGTTCCTGGACGAGGTCCGCCGGGCCCTGACACCCTCCGGGGTCTACGCCGCCAACCTCGCCGACGGCCCGCCGCTCGCCCATCTGCGCGGCCAGATCGCCACCGCCGCCGCCCGGTTCACCGAACTCGCGCTGATCGCCGACCCGGCCGTCCTGCGCGGCAAACGCTTCGGCAACGCCGTCCTGGTCGCCTCCGACGCCCCGCTCCCGGTCGCCGAACTCACCCGCCGCGCCGCCTCCGACCCGCACCCGGGCCGGGTCGAACACGGCAAGCCGCTCACGGACTTCACGGGCGGCGCGGCCCCGGTGACGGACGCGGCGGCCGTGGCCTCCCCGGCCCCGCCGCCGTCGGTGTTCCGCTGA
- a CDS encoding sensor histidine kinase: MRWALVKVCLAVTTMVVVAFAVPLGLVVKEMARDRAFSNAEREAAAVAPALSITTDRDKLERVVASAGADSGMAVHLPANGARSALDLGRQRAAGRDIQAVRKLGRASTTSVAGGSTLLQPVALGSGDIAVVEVYVPESEVTNGVGTAWAVLAAVGLALIVGSVAVADRLGVRMVRPAQRLVEGAHDLGEGKLGARVPEDGPTELRLAAVAFNSMADQVVQLLANERELAADLSHRLRTPLTVLRLNAASLGGGPAAEQTRAAVAQLEREVDTIIRTAREAKPQTAALGPGAGCDVAEVVRERMEFWSALAEDEGRKWRVAGVERPVRIPVARADLAAALDALLGNVFRHTAEGTAFAVDVHNGEDAVIVLVSDAGPGIPDPEAAMARGRGSGSAGSTGLGLDIVRRLAESTGGDVRIGSSVLGGTEVRIWFQLDVRRPVRARVRRRRRSGRPVLTGLDH, from the coding sequence ATGAGATGGGCCCTGGTCAAGGTCTGCCTGGCGGTCACCACGATGGTGGTGGTCGCCTTCGCGGTCCCGCTCGGCCTGGTCGTCAAGGAGATGGCCCGCGACCGGGCGTTCTCGAACGCCGAGCGGGAGGCCGCCGCCGTCGCGCCCGCGCTGTCCATCACCACCGACCGGGACAAACTGGAGCGGGTCGTGGCCTCGGCCGGCGCCGACTCCGGGATGGCCGTGCACCTGCCGGCAAACGGCGCCCGGTCCGCGCTGGACCTCGGCCGGCAGCGCGCCGCCGGCCGCGACATCCAGGCGGTACGGAAACTGGGCCGGGCCTCCACGACCTCGGTGGCCGGGGGTTCCACACTGCTCCAGCCGGTCGCGCTCGGCTCCGGCGACATCGCGGTCGTCGAGGTGTACGTCCCCGAGTCCGAGGTGACCAACGGCGTCGGCACGGCCTGGGCGGTGCTCGCGGCCGTCGGCCTCGCGCTGATCGTCGGCTCGGTCGCGGTCGCCGACCGGCTCGGCGTGCGCATGGTGCGGCCCGCCCAGCGGCTGGTCGAGGGGGCGCACGACCTGGGTGAGGGCAAGCTGGGGGCGAGAGTGCCGGAGGACGGGCCCACCGAACTCCGCCTGGCCGCCGTCGCGTTCAACTCCATGGCCGACCAGGTCGTCCAACTCCTCGCGAACGAGAGGGAGCTGGCGGCGGACCTCTCGCATCGCCTGCGCACGCCGCTGACCGTGCTGCGGCTCAATGCCGCCTCCCTGGGCGGCGGACCGGCCGCCGAGCAGACCCGGGCCGCGGTCGCCCAGCTGGAGCGCGAGGTCGACACCATCATCCGTACGGCCCGGGAGGCCAAGCCGCAGACGGCCGCCCTCGGCCCGGGCGCCGGGTGCGACGTGGCCGAAGTGGTGCGCGAGCGCATGGAGTTCTGGTCCGCGCTCGCCGAGGACGAGGGCCGCAAGTGGCGCGTGGCCGGTGTGGAGCGGCCGGTGCGCATACCCGTGGCCCGCGCCGATCTGGCCGCCGCGCTCGACGCCCTGCTCGGCAATGTGTTCCGGCACACCGCCGAGGGCACCGCCTTCGCGGTCGACGTGCACAACGGCGAGGACGCGGTGATCGTGCTGGTCTCCGACGCGGGCCCCGGGATACCCGACCCCGAGGCGGCGATGGCCCGCGGGCGCGGTTCCGGAAGCGCCGGTTCGACCGGCCTCGGCCTCGACATCGTGCGCCGGCTCGCCGAGTCCACCGGCGGCGACGTCCGGATCGGCTCCTCGGTGCTGGGCGGCACCGAGGTGCGGATCTGGTTCCAGCTGGACGTGCGGCGGCCGGTGCGGGCGCGGGTGCGAAGACGGCGCCGATCCGGCAGACCGGTCCTCACTGGTCTCGACCATTAA
- a CDS encoding response regulator transcription factor, which translates to MASVLVVEDDQFVRSALIRHLTDAAHTVRSVGTALEALREVAHFRFDVVILDLGLPDLDGSEALKMLRGITDVPVIIATARDDETEIVRLLNAGADDYLTKPFSVEHLSARMAAVLRRARSGGAEAAPSAVLRVGGLTVDPLRRQAELDGVRLDLTRREFDLLAFLAGRPGVVVPRRELLAEVWQQSYGDDQTIDVHLSWLRRKLGETAARPRYLHTLRGVGVKLEPPVEPSADGEPVR; encoded by the coding sequence ATGGCAAGTGTGCTCGTGGTCGAGGACGACCAGTTCGTACGCTCGGCGCTCATCCGGCATCTGACCGACGCCGCCCACACCGTGCGCAGCGTCGGTACGGCACTGGAGGCGCTGCGCGAGGTCGCCCATTTCCGCTTCGACGTGGTCATCCTGGACCTCGGACTGCCGGACCTGGACGGCTCCGAGGCGCTGAAGATGCTGCGCGGCATCACGGACGTCCCTGTGATCATCGCCACCGCCCGGGACGACGAGACGGAGATCGTCCGGCTGCTCAACGCTGGTGCGGACGACTACCTGACCAAGCCGTTCTCCGTCGAACACCTCTCCGCGCGGATGGCGGCCGTGCTGCGCCGGGCCCGCTCCGGCGGCGCGGAGGCCGCGCCCTCCGCCGTGCTGCGCGTCGGCGGACTGACCGTCGACCCGCTGCGCCGCCAGGCAGAGCTGGACGGGGTCCGCCTCGACCTGACCCGCCGCGAGTTCGACCTGCTCGCCTTCCTCGCCGGCCGCCCCGGGGTGGTCGTCCCGCGCAGGGAACTCCTCGCCGAGGTCTGGCAGCAGTCCTACGGCGACGACCAGACCATCGACGTCCATCTGTCCTGGTTGCGCCGGAAACTGGGCGAGACGGCCGCCCGGCCCCGGTATCTGCACACGCTCCGGGGGGTCGGCGTGAAGCTCGAACCCCCGGTGGAACCCTCCGCGGACGGGGAGCCGGTGCGATGA
- a CDS encoding histidine phosphatase family protein has product MAPRILLARHGQTEWSLSGKHTGRTDVPLLEEGRRGAKLLGERLHRAPLDGLPGVEVRTSPLARARETCELAGFGDRATTWDTLMEWDYGAYEGMTPAGIQAVRPGWLIWRDGVPEGESLAEVTARADEVVSWARSSDRDVLVFAHGHILRSIGARWLGLPLDFAARIRLNPTSLSVLGWAYGEPAIESWNDLGHLAG; this is encoded by the coding sequence ATGGCACCGCGCATCCTGCTGGCCCGGCACGGACAGACGGAATGGTCACTGTCCGGAAAGCACACCGGCAGGACCGACGTGCCGCTGCTGGAGGAGGGCCGGCGGGGAGCCAAGCTGCTCGGCGAGCGACTGCACCGCGCCCCGCTGGACGGGCTGCCCGGGGTGGAGGTGCGCACCAGTCCGCTGGCACGCGCGCGTGAGACCTGCGAACTGGCCGGGTTCGGCGACCGGGCCACCACCTGGGACACGCTCATGGAGTGGGACTACGGCGCCTACGAGGGCATGACGCCGGCCGGGATCCAGGCCGTGCGGCCGGGCTGGCTGATCTGGCGGGACGGGGTGCCGGAGGGGGAGAGCCTCGCCGAGGTGACCGCTCGCGCGGACGAGGTGGTCTCCTGGGCCCGCTCGTCCGACCGCGACGTCCTGGTCTTCGCCCACGGCCACATCCTCCGCTCCATCGGCGCGCGGTGGCTGGGCCTGCCGCTGGACTTCGCGGCCCGGATACGCCTGAACCCGACCTCGCTGTCCGTCCTCGGCTGGGCCTACGGCGAACCGGCGATCGAGAGCTGGAACGACCTGGGCCACTTGGCGGGATAG
- a CDS encoding GH1 family beta-glucosidase, translated as MPEPVTSVTFPPAFLWGAATSAYQIEGAVREDGRTPSIWDTFSHTPGRTAGGETGDTAVDHYHRYREDVALMAELGLTAYRFSVSWSRVQPTGRGPAVQRGLDFYRRLVDELLAHGIKPALTLYHWDLPQELEDAGGWPQRDTAFRFAEYAQLVGEALGDRVEQWITLNEPWCSAFLGYGSGVHAPGRTDPAASLRAAHHLNLAHGLGALALRSVMPARNEVAISLNSSVVRPLSQDPADLAAARRIDDLANGIFHGPMLKGAYPASLLEATSSVTDWSYVLDGDTRTINVPLDALGLNYYTPALVSAASGEVEGPRADGHGASEHSPWPGADDVVFHQTPGERTEMGWTIDPTGLYDLLLRYTREAPGLPLYVTENGAAYDDKPDPDGRVHDPERIAYLHGHLSEVRRAITDGADVRGYYLWSLLDNFEWAYGYGKRFGAVYVDYATLARTPKSSARWYGEAARTGVLPPVDSAA; from the coding sequence ATGCCTGAACCCGTTACGTCCGTGACCTTTCCTCCCGCCTTCCTCTGGGGCGCCGCGACCTCGGCGTACCAGATCGAGGGGGCGGTGCGGGAGGACGGCCGCACCCCCTCGATCTGGGACACCTTCAGCCATACGCCGGGCAGGACGGCCGGCGGTGAGACCGGTGACACCGCCGTCGACCACTACCACCGCTACCGCGAGGACGTGGCGCTGATGGCGGAACTGGGCCTGACCGCGTACCGCTTCTCGGTCTCCTGGTCCCGTGTGCAGCCCACCGGCCGGGGCCCCGCGGTCCAGCGCGGCCTGGACTTCTACCGCCGCCTGGTGGACGAGCTCCTCGCCCACGGCATCAAGCCGGCGCTCACCCTCTACCACTGGGACCTGCCGCAGGAGCTGGAGGACGCGGGGGGCTGGCCCCAGCGGGACACCGCGTTCCGGTTCGCCGAGTACGCGCAGTTGGTCGGCGAGGCGCTGGGCGACCGGGTGGAGCAGTGGATCACCCTCAACGAGCCCTGGTGCAGCGCCTTCCTGGGCTACGGCTCGGGCGTCCACGCCCCCGGCCGCACCGACCCGGCGGCCTCCCTGCGCGCCGCCCACCACCTGAACCTGGCTCACGGACTCGGGGCCTTGGCCCTGCGCTCGGTGATGCCGGCCCGCAACGAGGTCGCGATCAGCCTCAACTCCTCCGTCGTACGGCCCCTTTCCCAGGACCCGGCCGACCTGGCCGCGGCCCGCCGGATCGACGACCTGGCCAACGGGATCTTCCACGGCCCGATGCTGAAGGGGGCCTACCCTGCGTCGTTGCTGGAGGCCACGTCGTCGGTCACCGACTGGTCGTACGTACTGGACGGCGACACCCGCACGATCAACGTCCCGCTGGACGCGCTGGGCCTGAACTACTACACCCCGGCCCTGGTCTCGGCCGCGTCCGGCGAGGTCGAGGGCCCCCGGGCGGACGGCCACGGCGCCAGCGAGCACTCCCCCTGGCCGGGCGCCGACGACGTCGTCTTCCACCAGACGCCGGGTGAGCGCACCGAGATGGGCTGGACGATCGATCCGACCGGCCTGTACGACCTGCTCCTGCGCTACACCCGTGAGGCGCCGGGCCTGCCCCTGTACGTCACGGAGAACGGCGCCGCCTACGACGACAAGCCCGATCCCGACGGCCGCGTCCACGACCCCGAGCGCATCGCCTACCTGCACGGCCACCTCTCCGAGGTCCGGCGCGCGATCACCGACGGGGCCGACGTCCGCGGCTACTACCTGTGGTCCCTGCTGGACAACTTCGAGTGGGCGTACGGCTACGGCAAGCGGTTCGGCGCGGTGTACGTCGACTACGCGACCCTGGCACGCACCCCGAAGTCGAGCGCTCGGTGGTACGGAGAGGCGGCGCGGACGGGTGTGCTGCCGCCGGTGGACTCCGCCGCCTGA
- a CDS encoding bifunctional DNA primase/polymerase, giving the protein MSSAPNVTRVTADGVDWLASAGTYPRSTLALWEERPDTPVALPCGTVFDVVSAPAIFGRRMLDRLWDDGPGSGPVAVFRGRVLLFSAPGTAQRLPSLLAWEEWGSNRTEAVPPLLCHGTGDAVTVPAPAGGDTPGDSRWLVAPDTRHPWLPGPEVLLWAAVRAARAAVRISIFPPADQDAKVYDVSRRR; this is encoded by the coding sequence ATGAGCAGCGCACCGAACGTCACCCGCGTCACCGCCGACGGCGTCGACTGGCTCGCCTCGGCGGGCACGTATCCGCGCAGCACCCTGGCCCTCTGGGAGGAGCGCCCGGACACCCCGGTCGCCCTGCCCTGCGGCACCGTCTTCGACGTGGTGAGCGCCCCCGCGATCTTCGGCCGCCGGATGCTGGACCGGCTGTGGGACGACGGCCCGGGCTCGGGCCCGGTCGCGGTGTTCCGGGGCCGGGTGCTGCTGTTCTCCGCGCCGGGCACGGCCCAGCGGCTGCCCTCGCTGCTGGCGTGGGAGGAGTGGGGCTCGAACCGTACGGAGGCGGTGCCGCCGCTGCTGTGTCACGGCACCGGCGACGCGGTGACCGTCCCGGCGCCGGCCGGCGGCGACACCCCCGGCGACTCCCGCTGGCTGGTCGCCCCGGACACGCGTCACCCTTGGCTGCCGGGGCCGGAGGTGCTCCTCTGGGCGGCCGTACGGGCGGCCCGCGCGGCGGTGCGGATATCGATTTTTCCTCCCGCCGACCAGGATGCTAAGGTCTACGACGTCAGCAGGCGCCGCTAG